The Solanum lycopersicum chromosome 8, SLM_r2.1 DNA segment ATTTATAGAACTTCAtgatttagttaaatatatgttccaaatcagattatcatgttattaatcTAATTATCGAAAGATCTTACCTTAAGGCAGAAGTGTTTTCAAATGATCTTATCGGAGTCCCTCTCAaaagggaaattgactttgaaaTTGATCTCCTTCAAGATATCCAGCGTATTTCTATTCTTCCTTAAAGAATGGCTCCAGCGGATCTTAAGGAATTGGAAGAGTAGTTGAAAGAACTTCAAGATAAGGGCTTCATTACACCTAGTATTTAACCATGAGGTTTaccagtgttgttcgtaaggAAGAAACATGTTTCTCTTAGAATGTACATTGACTATAGActgttgaacaaggtcacaatcaagaataagtatcccatccctaggattgatgaaTTGTTTTACCAACTTTAGGGTTCTAgtaatttctcaaagatagacctcagatcggcTTATTATCATATTAGAgttagagatagtgacatttaAAAAACAACCTGCAGAACTCGGTATGGTTATTATAAATATGTTGTTATGTCGCTTGTTATCGTTTtttatgatatcctcatttactctaggagtaaGGAAGAatatgcaagtcatttgagagttgttctgcagactctAAAGGATCACCATTTATccgctaagtttagtaaatgatagttttggttgcaatccgtTTCTTTTATTGGTCACGTTGTATCTAGGGAGGGGATCTGAGTGAATTTGCAGAAGATAGAAGTAGTGAAACAGTGGCCAGACCTACATCTTCTATAGACATGACAAGTTTCTAAGATCTAGTTGGTTATTACAGAACATATGTGGAtgaattttcatccatagcctcaccgtTGACTAGGCTGACTAAGAAGATGGTAAAATTCCAATGGTTAGATGATTGTAAGAAAAGCTTTGCATAACTGAAAattagattgactacaactcctttCTTGAATATACCACAGGGTTCAGATTGTTATATGATATATTGTTATTCATCTAGAGTTGGCCTAGGCTGTTTGTTGATGCATCGCGGTAAGATGATAGCATATGCCTCTAGAAAACTTACGagtcatgagaagaactatcaaaCTCATTACCTTGAGCATGCAACTGTGGTATTTGCACTCAATatctggagacactacttgtatcgtgttcacgtagatgtgttcactaataataatatcattcggtatgtgttcactcagaaagagttgaatattCGCTACAGGAGATGGCTTGAATTCCTTAAGGATTAtaatatgagtgtgcattatcatccgaTTAAGGCAAATGTAGTAGCATATGCTCTTAGTaaattatctatgggtagtgtagcccatgttgatgAAGAATGAAAGGAGATTTTGAAGGATGTTCACAAGATTGCTTgcttgggagttcgccttatgagcgTATCAACAgcggtgtaacagttcagaatggggcagaatcttctttggtagttgaggttaaggaaaagcaaaacAGTGGCCCAattttgcttgaacttaagaatTCAGTCCATAATCAGAGAGTCGAGATTTTCTCCCAAGGGAGAGATGGTATACTTTTCTACCAGGGTACATTATGTATTCCTGATGTGGGAGAGTTGATACGACATATTCTTGCAGGAACCCATAACACtcggtattctattcatccaggtgccactatGATGAACCGCGATTTGCAGGAattctattggtggaatggaatGAAGACAGATAGAACAGACTtttgagtaagtgccccaattgccagtAAGTCAATGTAGAACACAAAAACCAGGGGGTATTACTAAAGAGAACGATGTTCCtatttggaagtgggatgtgatcaatatttACTTCATCACAAGATTACCGCATACTCGCAGACAGCATCACTCCATTTGGGTggtagttgataggatgactaagtcttctcgcttctTGGTGGTCAAGACAACATATTCGGCAGAATGCTATGCAAGGCTTTATATTAATGAACTTGTGAGgttacatggggttcctttgtatattttcttacatcgaggtcctcaatttacctctcatttctggaagtcttttcagaaaggtcttggtactcaagttaaccttagtacaacatttaaTCCATAGAGGCATGAGtaggcagagcgtaccattcagaccttagaggatatatTGAGAgattgtgtgatcgatttcaaaggtagttgggatgatcacctttcatcttattgagtttgcctacaacaatagttaccactcCAACATTCAGATGGACCTTTATGAagctttatatgggcgtagatatAGATCTCTTgatggttggtttgaagtaggtgaagcagcaTTGATAGGGCCATATTCCATCCTTTATGCAATGGAGAAAGTTCAACTTATTAGATATAGACTTAAGATAACCCAAAGTCATCAAAAATCTTATgtagatgtaaggagaagggaactagagttccatgTTGATGATTGTGTTATTttgaaagtctcacctatgaaatgggtgatgagatttggaaagaaagggaagctcagcCCTAGATCTGTAGTCCCTTACAAGATCTTTAAAAAGGCTgccaaggtggcatatgagttagagttgccagcagaattagcagcagtgcatctgGTCTTCCACATCTTACTATTGAAGAAGTGTGTCCGTGATCCAACCTCTATAATGCCATTGGAGAGTGTGGcagtgaaagatagtctttcttatgaggatgtaccactTAAGATTCTTGAGTGTCAGGTCAGATGGTTAAGCAACAAAGAAATTGCTTCAGTTAAGGTTTTGTGGAGAAGTTAGTCCGTAGAGAAAGCTATATGGGAAGAAGAAACAGCCATGAAAggcaagtatcctcacctcttacCTTCCAATTCCACTCCAGCTTTAGGTAATAGTTCCTATTCAGTTTTAaagtcattcatgcgtaaattatgtttttaaaatcatGTTCCTAAAgcttgtacttgcattttcagcataATTGCATATGCTCAGAACTCAATTCAATGATAAACTCAAATATCAGTGTTTAGTAGTGAGGTTTgcagctctctccctctatttcagctagtttagtcttcattcaaggacgaatgttcccaaggggaagataatgtaacaacccatagccaaaacaaatcaaaaattagtttttcagaaaaaatatgCAGGTGCTACAAACGGTGGCATTGACagaccgtagcctgaaccataatccatcctgcacaaccgttgatgggatcagaaactcgcAAAAATTTCATCCTAGAAAAATTAGTTAAGCCTTTGACGATGGGCGGACTTAAGGTCCGTAGGTCAGATGATGATCCGTAGTCCctgaccgtcgatcaagactcccctCACCCACTCTGTGACAAGAGCTAGGGATGACtacacggtccgtaggtggaaaatttgcagacagttaagggAAAATGAAGTGTGGTCAATTTTAAAAGGGTATATCTCttgtcataaaataaattagatgaCCCATAAGCTACCCAAAGatacataattgaattatatttccatagacacaaaccttgctaaaatcagacctccgagtaaaatgttatgtccattttagtaaaggcctgtcgaaccGGACCAAACGACAGACCCAACGATGGGACGATAGGCaaacgatggaccgtcagtTCTAGCTGTCGTTTGGACCGACAACAACTTTTAcaggggtcttttggacctAACCTACTCTGTTTAAACCCTAACTTACGTCTTTTTCTCCCTAAATCATACTATTTTGGGAAGTTTAAGCcttgaaacataattaaaacatatccaggtaaaatcattaaatcaaaagttagaaatttgaagcaagaaaggaaaaaaaatcaagaaccctagttcaagaacgaaaCAAGTGTCCAACAGTTCCACCCACaaaacataagtatttttccgtggatttcacCACCAAGTatatgggatttcactagtgggttcctttcacctattgggtccctagttttaggtcagattcttgattctcttatctgGATTAAAAATAGGGTTTCAAGAAACATTGACAAAACTTCAtgatttagttaaatatatatCCTAAAATCACGTTATCACATTATTACTCaaattatcgcatgaatttcaaaacccaagctaagtatttctttagttcttgaattacacatgctaggttagatatttcagACTCTTAAGATATACATTCCTCAGTTACAAATGTATAATTACCAAATGAATTATTGCATTATcggtttgcatgttcagtttcaagctatccagtatttacagaaactcagacataattAGGAAATTTACAGAATTAATTAGGAGTACCATAATACCAAGTTGGACTacggttcagcgtacccaattagGTTGTAAGTCTTCTCTGCGGGCAATCACTTTAGTTATCACgctagcatgcctttatacttTTGGCAGtttatattgggtcctctcgataggGCGTACACATTAGACTCCACATTTATcacatgttattttattattgattattattatttcccaCATATCAGttaaactctcttcattgaccatttatcagtatattcagcattcagtttcagcattttatatatttggcATTGCGTCCGGTTAGCTCTGAATTTAGTTTATCATgtaagattattatacttgcttttatgcttggtcagttatgttttatttcagctttactctatcctataTGCTCGATAACTTTCAAGTACTGACCTatacgtgtgctacatcttctcgagatgtaggttcaggttctcaccATCCAGATCATGCATTGATCAATTTCCCGATCTCTAgctcagcagattcagtggtaagtcctcattctccgagtaGAACAATCATGAGTTTCAGTTCAGTCTTTAgtaatttagtttcaatttttggtagatttagctggggcttgttcTAGTATTTCTAGTTCAGTTTAGAAACtattttaagacatagttagtttcagttTAGTAGTGAGtaaatatttctttgtattaaacttattgttTTTTCATATCTCAGTTTTAGCTTATGGATATTCCCTATCTtctcattataatttatgatttatcttttgcattaattttttatctttagtatgctcatgatcatgcaaaCAGGGTTATCAttggatcacttgtggtcttaGGTTCGGTCTCCGTGTCTCGGGGGTAACTCGGTGCATGACATGTTAGGCCAACACCACTTCATGGTAGCTTAGGATGGAGATGTTACACACTCCTAAGAATATATTAGGGTTGAGGACTTAAGCTTCCCTATGAATAGCTTGGATCTACATGAATTGTTGCACGATATTAAACTTTGTGTTCTTGTatgctttattttttatcttggaCTCTATTTTATGATGTTTTCCAAGGTATCAGGCATTTTATGTCAATATTCTAAGCTTAACAGACTAGAAAAAAAGATAGGTTAGCATAAATTAGGTTAACCTAAAGAAGTACTTCGTATGCATGGTATTATTGGATGCCATTCATGTATGACACAAGTATGACTTCAATCTACTTAGGAAATGACATGTAATTTGATGTATGTCTAGCCTGGATTATTGCAATAGTATTTTTCCATGATATGAATGACTTAAGATGATTATTCATTTTCACTACGAAGTAGGTCTATTAGTGATACCCGGAGTTAATGAAAACGAATAGGGTGACTTCAAGATATTTTTACTGTGTGAGGTAGAATGGATGCCTCACATGTATTGTGCAAGTGAGACTTGAGGTGATCTAGGGGTATTGTGCTCTTATGTCATTAAAAACAtaggtcttaattatgaaagtggattatgatcaagaataaccaaAGTGAGGTACTTAGCTTAAGTAGTAGTATGGGTTGCTACCTTGTCCTTGGAAAATTATACTAGGAGGTGGCTTCTGATGCAGCTCACTTGAGTAAGAAGGCCATGTACTTGAAGTATGAACTTATGTATTTCTTATGTGGAATTGCAATGTTAGAATGCTTAtgtttgaattatgttataattCTATCTTTgtctcttatgattatattttatattaactaaccctttgatatatattatgtttaataTGTTAGCTTTCATGCATAGTACTTTTGTACTAACGCATATTGCCTACATTTCTAACCAGTGCTTGGTGGCTAGGTTCCTAAGGTTGTAGAATAttgaagattggtgagtcctcatagcattCCAGGGCAACATCCTTATGTTTCCTTTATCTCATTTACTATATTTAAGACTTTTGTGGGTTGAGtcaagaaatatatttagtCATGTATTTCGAAGATGGTTTTGAGACACATGTTAGAAAGACTTCCACTATTATGAAATGATTTTCATACTATGCCTAAAGAAAAGTTGTATATTCACtccattttttatgatttatgtaaTTAAGCTAAGAGTCTTGTATAAGACATcaaagaggtcaagtacgttgtGTGACGCCTAGTGGGTACTCCCAGGTCCTTACAATGGGTCAAATAATTTTGACTTATAGAGAATTTTGTATAGTATTGAGCTATTTAATATAGCACATCGATGTGAACGACAGAATATTATATGAAACGATGTTATGAGACCTCAAGAAGATTATTTTAATTGACAATAAATCATCATATCGATAAATCTTTATCACAATAGAGAAACACAATTCTCTCTATGTGACATCGATTTCCAAGCCCCGAACCCTAGATTACTTGTTACCCAtttgaatttatgaaatattatattaattgttacttttgataataaattaaattttgtcaAATTATCCACctgtttattttattgttgcaAAAGAATGAATTTATATTCCAAATTCCTGGTTAGAATTCCTTTGCTTTTATCATTCTATTTTGAACTCGTTGACGTCTATTCTATGTTTTGATCTTAAAAGATACGTATTGGTAATTACCCTTCctatttaaaatgttataattgAATTTTATCTACTCTGTTGGGATTTAGTCTTAGCACCAATAGGCCTTGAGGTTGTAGCTTAAATAGGGTAGTCTCTTCTAGCAACCTTAATTCACAAACTATGTGCCCCTAAAGAATGTCTTAAATGATCTTGCGACTGGATCCACTTTAGCGAATGATGATATGTACTTATTGTACATCAACAAGTATAGATTCCTCTTCTTGCGGGATGAGGTTATAAAAGAATCCATAATATAGCTCTCATGGTCTTattgtcggttaaagttaagaTTCCACATATTGATTCTTTCTTCAAGCTTTTTTTATGTCCATTAATTTCATATGCACTGAATATATCTTACTATTTTGAAGTTTTACTTCCTCATGTTTAAAATGTccaaatatttattatgtctaCATATTCTAAACAACTGATGCAATCATGTTCATGTTAATGTATACCATATCAATCTTAGAATATTTCATGTGTAAATGCATATTTGTGCCTACATTATCTGATAAATGTAGGATCTGACATTCCTACCTCGCACGCTCATGACTAGACATGTATTAGGTTCCTTAAGTGATTTTTAAGTCCTCATTTTTTGTTGACTGAGACACATTATagctttttctctttttcattaCTGAATTTGTATGCGATGGATGAGTTACATCACACTCACTTTTcttatgatgtatgagttgatcTTGAAACTTGTGTTACATATCCACTTTTGTAAAAATCTTTTGATGTATAAAATGTTATCCTTTgaactctttattttttttatcttatatgATGTATTCTAAGTGGTTTGTGTGGGGCCTCTCGAGGTAAAATATTGTAGCACCATAActagaaaaacaagaaataaaCTAAAACTGGAAATAGTCATTTaagtaaaaagttaaaaaatacttgaaactttgtcaagtatttaatgtttgatttccgatcaacattaa contains these protein-coding regions:
- the LOC138337881 gene encoding uncharacterized protein yields the protein MDLYEALYGRRYRSLDGWFEVGEAALIGPYSILYAMEKVQLIRYRLKITQSHQKSYVDVRRRELEFHVDDCVILKVSPMKWVMRFGKKGKLSPRSVVPYKIFKKAAKVAYELELPAELAAVHLVFHILLLKKCVRDPTSIMPLESVAVKDSLSYEDVPLKILECQVRWLSNKEIASVKVLWRS